One window from the genome of Balaenoptera musculus isolate JJ_BM4_2016_0621 chromosome 3, mBalMus1.pri.v3, whole genome shotgun sequence encodes:
- the LOC118892707 gene encoding protein FAM207A-like, which produces MGKVRGLRAWVHQAAVRPTGEATPGPGPPTREAAPLQASAGRVVGTEWAFMNASVFAGTTKDPSALVQKLGMDARGTTSIRRGAKATAVLPKKEKLKLRRERWL; this is translated from the coding sequence ATGGGGAAAGTGAGGGGCCTGCGGGCCTGGGTGCACCAGGCTGCCGTGAGGCCCACAGGGGAGGCCACGCCCGGCCCCGGGCCCCCCACACGGGAGGCAGCCCCTCTGCAGGCCTCGGCTGGCAGAGTCGTGGGGACGGAGTGGGCCTTCATGAATGCCAGTGTCTTTGCTGGGACCACGAAAGACCCCAGTGCCTTGGTGCAGAAGCTGGGCATGGACGCAAGGGGCACCACCTCCATCAGGAGAGGTGCCAAGGCCACGGCTGTTTTGCCCAAGAAGGAGAAGCTGAAGCTGAGGCGTGAGAGGTGGCTGTAG